In candidate division WOR-3 bacterium, the genomic window AGAATTTTTGCTCTATCCTTTTCTTTAATTATTGGTCTTTTATTCCCCTTAATTTTTTTAATTGATCTATCTGAATTTAAACCAACTATAAGTATATCACCTTTTTTCTTTGCTTTTTTTAAAATCTCTATATGTCCAGCATGTATAATATCAAAGCATCCATTTGTAAAAACAATTTTTTTTCCTTCTTTTTTAAATTTTTTGAGGATTTTTTTGAGAGTTTTTAAATCAACTATCATATAAAAAATTTAATGAAAACAAAACCAAAAAGGGAAATAACAGATAAAAAAAGTGTAAAAAATTCGTAAAATTTAGAATAAGTTTTTTCTCTTAGTTTTCCTGGCTCAAAAAAGAAGTAATTTAAAAATTTTATATAGTAACCAAAAGATAGTATTGTTAAGAGAATAAGAATTAAAACTTCTTTTTTATATCCTGCTTTGAAAAGTTCATATAAAAGATAAAATTTTGCAAAAAAACCCCCTGTGGGTGGAAAGGAGGAAAGAGATATGATGAATAAAAGGATTGAAATTGAAATTATTTTATCTGTGAAAAATAATCCTTTGAATTTTTCAAATTCTGTATCCTCTTTTCCTTTAAGAAAATATATTAGAGAAATGAAAATTCCGCCTTTCATTATAAAATAAATTATAAGGTAGTAAAGTAAAACATTTTTAGAGGCTGGATCTGGAAGCAGTATGGAAAAAAGCAAAAAGGCAGAGTGAGAAATTGATGAATAGGCTAAAACTCTTTTAATTCTATTTTCGTAAATACCAGCTAAATTAGAAAGAAGTATTGTTATAATAGCAAAAAGTGAAAGGGGGAAAGTTATTTCAGGAAGATAAAATTTTATTTTGTAAAGGAAAATAAGAATACCTGCTTTTGGAGTTAATGAAATTAAAGTTAAATAAGGTATGCTTATTTTTTCAAAAATATCCGGCATAAAAAATTGAAAGGGAATAAATAGAATTTTAAAACCTAGAGAAAATATAAAAAGCTCTAGGGAAAGAAAATAAAGCTTGTCATTTCTTTCAAAGAAGGTAAAGGCTTTAAAGGAAAGAGTTTCAGTTCTCGAGTATAGTAATATCAGGGAAAAAAGTAAAAAAAGAGAAGATAAAGAACCAATAACAAAATATCTTATAAGGGGTGAAAAATCCTGATATTTTTTCGATTCAAGTCCGATTAGAATATAAAATACAAAGGACAAAAGTTCAAGGGAAATGAAGAAAATTATAAGGTTTTCAGTTTTTAAAATAAGATGAAGGGAAAGTAAATGGGCATAAATAAAGAAATTGGAAATAGAGAAT contains:
- a CDS encoding proton-conducting transporter membrane subunit; translation: MIKEIILNYSQEILLTTFLTINIFYMISVNKRGYQVFLVFSYLSLILTNFILKSEGFLYLLDIGTFLILYPFYLTQNKEEFSISNFFIYAHLLSLHLILKTENLIIFFISLELLSFVFYILIGLESKKYQDFSPLIRYFVIGSLSSLFLLFSLILLYSRTETLSFKAFTFFERNDKLYFLSLELFIFSLGFKILFIPFQFFMPDIFEKISIPYLTLISLTPKAGILIFLYKIKFYLPEITFPLSLFAIITILLSNLAGIYENRIKRVLAYSSISHSAFLLFSILLPDPASKNVLLYYLIIYFIMKGGIFISLIYFLKGKEDTEFEKFKGLFFTDKIISISILLFIISLSSFPPTGGFFAKFYLLYELFKAGYKKEVLILILLTILSFGYYIKFLNYFFFEPGKLREKTYSKFYEFFTLFLSVISLFGFVFIKFFI
- the rfaE2 gene encoding D-glycero-beta-D-manno-heptose 1-phosphate adenylyltransferase, coding for MIVDLKTLKKILKKFKKEGKKIVFTNGCFDIIHAGHIEILKKAKKKGDILIVGLNSDRSIKKIKGNKRPIIKEKDRAKILDSIKYVDYVILFDEKTPYRLIREIKPDVLVKGADYKLKEVVGSDIVLKNKGEVYLVKILKGRSTSKIIEKIIKKYGNN